A region of the Anguilla anguilla isolate fAngAng1 chromosome 16, fAngAng1.pri, whole genome shotgun sequence genome:
GGTCATGTGTTCCTCCAGGCTAGTGTTGGTTGGGGGTCTCGAGACTGTCCCACGGTTTATATTGTCTTATTTTCTTTCCAGGTGCCTGTTATGATCCACCCTCCCTTCCCCGTCTTGTGGAAATTTGCCTTCCCAGCTGCAGTATACAACCTGTGGAAACTTCCGGCTccaatatgtaaaataatggaaaaatcaaAGTCCAGAGACAGTTAAAATTGCACCTTACAGCAGCAAGCTAGTCCAGCTAGTCTAGCTATTTGCATTTGAGATGATTGGCCCAGGAAGCACTGTCgactcacagcaagaaggtcctgggttcgaatccgaATGCAGGCCAGTAGGTCAGTGTTCCAGGTAGGATACATTTCCAATGGCCCAgctacaaaaatacatataacCACTTTCTTAAGGAGATGTGTCAAAATCCATATCTATAGTGCAGGAAAAGCTTGCAGTTTAGCTGAGGAAAAATCAATTACAGTAGTCATAGCCAGCTAATATCTAATTAGATCATTCTCCTAGTTgcttagctagcttgctagcattaaataaattaagatgAGTTGGCTAGATGCAACCTTAATCGTTTTGCTTCATTAAATAGCTCTTTTATCTTACAAGTAAATATGTAAAACTGACTGAGACATTAGTCAGtagaaatataaatttatgCTCTAAGTCTTACATTAGTAATTAGTTAAATCTGTGATGTTTAGTAGAGAAAAGATGGCTGTGAAGTTAGTTATTTCTGAAAGTGTTAATGGTACTAATAGTAATGAATGGTCACACTGTAACATTCACTATTGATAAGCAAGTGTCAGCACAGAAATGATCAAGCTATTATCAAATCCGACTGAAACCGTCCCATCCATGGGTGACACCAGCACCACCTGTGAGTCGCGATGTGGGGCTGCCGGCCACGGTTGGCAGTGGAACGAGAGGATCTGGGGCTCGTCTGTGCTCTAGAGAAGTGCTGTTTCTGTGAGTTTTAAGTGAATAAACGACCCACTGCCATGCTGAGCGTGATATTTTGTGTGGTTCTGTGATAGAACACAGTGTTTTCCCTTCCTGGGACAAACCTGCGTGAACGTTGGGGAGAAtatctttgcattattttaagttTACTTGTTTGCTTATTTTGACAAATGAATGCATAACCACTCAAGGTAACTGGTGCATACATTAAAAAGTACTGAGGATAACACCACGAGCTATAacatatttccattgtggtcctctaACGTAACAGTAAATTTGTGTTTCACCGAGAGCCATTTGTGAAAATTTGTTTACTTTATTAATCTGGCTGGCATGCAAAATAAGTTGATAATAAAATCAAGTGCTTTTCCAGGCTTCTATGCACTTGGTGTGGAAGTAGGACATATTGGGCTCCTGTGGCAATTAGGTTCTTCTGTGAATTTTTGTGACTGCTAGCCAGATGATGATGTGGTCATCatgccacaaatgctcaaactACTGTTTCTTTGTGCTGATAGTCTCTATTCTGGAGGCAAAGTGCCAAAGACAGAGGAACAGCACAGACTGAAGAagcatttttccatttcattcacaAGTTGAAACCTGATAAACTTTGGACAAATTGAGATAATTATCAGCAAAATAGAGGCATCATGTGATGTAAAATAAAAGCGTTTAGAAATCAATGACACAGTGCTATTTCTTGTAGAAAGTTTATATCAAATGTTTACCATAAATTCAGAGCCATtacaacaaaattacattttgcagcatttaaaaaaaactacaattatAGTCAAGCCATAGTCATTGATGTGACATGTCTTATGATGTGACAatgtgaattaattttaataaacatttcattcatagcTAAGCAGTCACGGTAAGGTTATTGAAGCATTGTAATTAACAAATCCAAGCTCACAATAATCACTATTTTCTGAAATTCATTACACCAAAGAAGAGATTATACAGATTCAGGGCCTGAAAAGCCAATTCATCTTTCATTATTAAAAGGGAAATATTGTCTTAATGTGATTGTCTAGAAAGCGTTCACTGTTTAATGAGCATGCAAACAGTGTCTCAGAAGTCAGTGGATGGAAGTGGTTGgtatttgacctttgacctctttgCTGTATaaatcactgctccacacataATTCCAACCGCGACCAGGAGAACAGCAGCGATGAAAACCAGGTTCATGTTCAAGCTCATGTtggaaactgtaaaaaaaagtaaaaatacaagTTTAAGCATTCAATTTTGGGAATTACCCTGAAATCCACCTTTACTTAGAGAAGCTAAAGAATACCATATACTGTTAAAGTATGTTTCATACATACTTTCAGTATGTGTCTACATCATATGTCTTGTATGGGACAGGCTTGAGGATATATGTTGTACGTTATATATGTCATATATATTGGAGTAAATGTTAAACCTGCACAAGATTTTGCACAGAACAACACTTTCAAACAAGACCAGGGCTGCAGTACCTGTGATGTCTGTGCTCTTCTTTAGACGCAAAGGcccctgggaaatgtagtgtcTGATCGTCTCTGTGGCAACAGCCCTCCTATGGTGGTGATGTATAACAGGGGCGGCTGTGGCATTGATGCAGCCCTGAGAACATCTGGTGAAGGGGTTCCCTGCCACACACAGGATGACTGAGCAGCTTATGAAGACCTAGAATTCATCAGAAGAATAGAAATGAACTTTAATCTGAATCAAAAACCAAGTAGAATTACACACAATAAGGCTTTGCTGGGTAATCTGTCACATATTACCTCCTCATGCTGCCCAATGAACTTGAAGGCCTCAATTCCAAATTTGAATTCTGAAGAGTTATTTGAATAGACCACCACTGTCTCGTCCACTGCGCAactgggaaaataaaacagttgaaTTCACAGGTCTTTTCTaggctaaaaacatttttaaaaatgtttttttacactATTCAGTCATTAATGTTCATATTCCCTATTCATGGTTTTAGATGCTCACACAGAAGGGCTTCCAGTCAATGCTTTGTTGGGCTTATTGAAATTTTACCCCTGAAACAATAAACATCTACCACATGACTTTCGCTTTCCTTATACCAGTTATCTTACCCATTTTCAAATatgtcatagaaaatgtgatAGTTGGGGTCATCAACAGGGGTTGCTCTGCAGGACTCCACAAAGAGTTCAGTGTTGGCAAAAGAGGAAGTGGCTTTGATTTCCATGTAGAGCATCTCTCTCAGGGACACCTCTACTGGGTAGGTACTGGGGTCCACCATGTGGTCGAACAGGTCACTGTGGAAGAACTCAAACTGGTAGGTGAACTTTCCGAACCCTTTTTCCGTGAACACGAAAGGAATCTTGTGCGCCCTGAATTCCAGAGACACATTGCCCTTCTTGGGGTACGTGCATGAGAACCCGATCTCCACCTGGTGTTTCCTGGTAATGACGCCATCGAGTTTGTCATATGACGTAATTTCGTTTTTGAAGATCAGGTTGTCCACGTCCTCCTACATAGACAATTAGAgacatcaaaaaatatttctctgcaGAAAGATCAGGGCTTTTGTTTAACGTATTATTTGAGTGGATCAAAGGGACTGACCTCCAGTATTGTCCCACAGGAGCTGAGGGACATGGTAGCGATCACATGGGTGCTGTTGGAGATGGGGGTGCAGGAGGCATCATTGAGACGCAGGTGATCTTCATGAAGTCcaattattgaggacttctccAATTCCACTGTCATTGTGTTCTCGTTACAAATCACATTGGCTTTGCCTATTGAAGAATTTCAGGGAAGAAATCATTGGTGAACCTTACATTGAAAGATGTATGATTGcttcaaataaactaaaaataagaGGAACACAGTTATGTTTGACAGAAGACATGAGATTAAGCAGTTTTGGAAAGTTTCGAAATTGAAAGTGGCAAAAGGTTGAAGAAAAACCAATAATTTTAGACCACTAGGGCTTAAGCTGAAGTTTTAAAATGGTGGTCGTGATCTCGAGATAACGAGACCAAAAAATACATAGATTGCACGGACATCCGTAACTATTTAGAGGTCTGTATTGCAGTATTTCGAGGATTGGGACAAGAGAAAAACTAACTAGTGCATATAGTTAAATACGAACCATATGTGTGTCCAACGGTGACAATGATGCATCtcatttcagaatgaaaaataCTGGACCTGAATGGTTGGACATGACAAGAACAGAGCAaagacaaatgtaaaattattatacataagattttatattaattatattcagCAAATAGATTTAAGAATTTCTGATAATTTGTTAGTAATTATAGAAATTAAACTAAGACTGAATTTTATGTTTAGTCATTAATCAGCACGCAAGaatcaacaacagcaacagtttCGAAGAGCTTTCAGAATAACTCGATCAACGACTTCATCACTTTGAAACTCACCCAGATTGACTCTCTGCAATGAAGCAAATGGGAACATGATCACCAAGGTCATTTTCAGTTGGTGTCCATCTTATTAGAGATTCTCCATCTGCTCCACCGATAGTGTTGTACTTTGTGATGTTCAGAGGTCCACTGATAATGAAGTTATTTACCCTGAAAGAAGGCACATTCTGATCAATATCAGAAATTGGTATGCATATTTTCAGttatcatgcatttttaaaaaagataaaaaaatatatctgctGCTCAATAATTTTATCTAAAGAATCAAAATATCTAAACaatgcaataatttaaaatagctATGTATTTTTGCCCTTGCATGTTGCTGTTTTCACCCATTTGGCTCccaaacagacctgggtcaaatacaaatatgtgtttgtatttatatttgaaaacatagttaaataaatatttgaaatattttcaaatacatttacacattaaatactttgcatttgatttattaaaattattttaatttaaaaccaaaGACTTTCCCAAAtagtatttgaaaatatgttccTTTAAAAGGACACTATACtgggaaaccaaatactttttcaaatagtatttagagccttttaaaaatatgttaatcatatttgaaagcaattgcaaatacatgcagatgctgcttaaatgtattttcaaatacatttggaatttaaatactcagtatttgtaaatgctgtatttcaaataatttaaaaaaggaagaaaaaaacgagtattttaaagtgattaaaatgctttaaatatgtacttgacccaggtctgttcccAAATGATATTGATGATAATAACGTTTGAGTCTGGGTTCAAAGTATGTGTTTCAGGGTTTAGATATATTACTATATACTCAATACGAGGAGATTTCAATGATTAAAAATGGCCGTTTTGCGTTTTTAGATAATCAAGATAGCCTGAAACTCTGTCTCCCATAATGCTTCCCTTTCCATATCGACACAATTTCCTCAATCGGATCATTCCGTCTGAAgtagtgatgcgcggatcgcAGTTACATCCGCGGATCTGGCGGGTCGAGCTAGCTAGCATAGCATGTAGCAGTATACCCGGAAATGCGGTTTAACGGAACTTCTGCTTCACTCCCCTTACTCTATAAAACCAAATGGataggaataaaaatgtgtttctaatGTGTTTCTAACAGAACTGCTGTCTTACCATGATTGTGTTGCTGTAGCTTTGAGCCTAATTTCCAGTTCCTGATTGACAGAGGCATTGCGAAATTCTCCATTTCTTGGAGTCGGGGGCAGAAACCGGGGCAGAAGTTCCCCCTCAGTACAGGAATGCACAGCTGGGTCAACTGAAATTCAGTGGTAGAAGAATGGGAGAAGGAACATCAGCTGAAGGCTTTGGATAGGAGTGTGTAGGTCTTTGAGTTTTCTTGTAATATCAGTTTTGGTATATCTATAATTTTAGATTAAATTTACCTTGGATTGCAAAATGCAGTGGGATTTTGCTCAGTGGGTTCGTAGAGGGAGCATGCAAAGGTGTTGTGGGAAAAGGGGTGGTTGTAGTGGACTGCTGCCACTGTGCTGTTGTTGAAGTTGTGGAGGTTGTGGCTGTAGTGCCAGGCTGGTTCCACCAGTAAGGTGCAGGTGAAGTGTTGGGTTGgttccaccaccagggggaaGGTGTACTGTAGAGTTGGCTTCCCCAGTACGGTGCGGGCGTGCTGATAAGCCGGTTCCACCACGACTGTGTCGTAGCGACTGCTGTAGTCGTAGGGGCATCTGTAGTTGTAGGGGCCTGGTACCACTGCTTTTGTCCTGTCACTAGTGGAGACTTCCTGGACAATGTGCCATCGGTGTAAGACAGAGTGATTTGTTGTCTGGGGAAATCCTCCAGGACAATCTCAAAGGCATGAGCATTTTGGATGGAGTTGTACTGGTAAGTCAGGGTGCAggaattctgaagaaaaataaattaactgtatTTTCAAGAAAGAGCAGGTGATATGACAGGAATTACTAGGCACCGTTGTGTTTGCTACAGCCACTTTTGCTACTTCTCTTTTTAGAGACCATGCTTGCTTACCATAGCATTTCTCGTAATTACATAGGGAAGGAGTGAAgtgattatttcttttttcatcacaAGTTAATAAGCAGCATATTTAAATTCTGTCTAGAAAAACCTGATGAATCAGGAAAGTCTTGTACTCTCAGATTAGATTACTATACTCTGTAATTTCCAGGAAATCTCAAGCCTCTGTAATTGTCCATGTGCATTACAATGGATTAACATAATAGTATGAGCTCAAATAAAAGCCTGTACTTAGAATACATTGCTATGCAAACATTAATGGTTTTGGAACTATTCATTATCTCTCTGCATTTTGCAGGGATAATACAGGGATTAgatggctgtgatgtcaccgtACTCAGAGAAAACTGTTGGTTGTCAACAATGTATTCCATGATTAGTAGAGCTCCTCCCTCTTTTCCCTGAGTAAGATGACATCACATACATCATATTATATTAACCCTGTTGTTTTGTAGGTCTTTCAGATTCTTACTTCATCCAGGTAGAATCCTGTGTGGTGGTGGCAGTAAAAGCACTCATTTTGAGTTGTTCCATATCTGCATCTGACTTGGTCCTTATCGGGGTCATGAGCCAGCAATTTAAGTCTCCTTGGACAGTTCTGAGGTAtcctataaatgaaaaaaaaaaatcatcattagAATATCTTCAAGGCTATTTCAACCTAATGGCAAAAATCCAACATAGTGTAAATATAGCATGTCTAATGTTTGTGATTTTAGtgctcatttttgtattttatgctgCATGGTGGAGGAATATCAATCTATTGCCATGGaatgcaaaatgtataaatcagAAATTATCACCAGAGGCAATTATGCAGTGTCCCACATCAGTGGGTGTTTTAAGGCTTgcaaaaatgtagcctatatgtcaTTTTCCAACCAACCCTAATaggtaaaatttaaaaaatgtatcttgtgCACCATTTTCACAGAATGCAATCTTTACTTAAGTCATGTCATATACTTTGCAGGTAAATATGAGAAACTTTCAGAGGCATAACTTTGCTGTAAAAGCTGCTTTGGAGATACTTGACTTGTTACTTTAGACTACAATACCCCAAATGACCTACACCTGACAAAGCCATTGTAAAGTCAGCAGATTGTTAGAAAAGTTATATAAATAATCAAACAAATTCTTTATCACTCTGAAACAGTTGGAGCCAGAACAAAACacaatactatatatatatatatatatatatatatatatatttatttttattttttttatttttaaacccaaaGATGTCAAACAGGTCACAGTTTGTGAGAAGCAATGACATTACCGGATGAAAGGCAGAACTGCTGTCACTGGAGATCGGTTGGGTTCCCGAGTGTCTGACCTGATCCCAAGGTCCACATGTGTCAGAAGAGCCCATGATGCACTATAGCTTAACGAATTGAAAATCCAACAACACCCTGTTTTCCTATAATAGGAATAGAACACAAATTTAAAACCTCAAACATTCTAGTGGATTTAATTAGTCTTTATACCACTGGTCCCAAATGACTTACCCCATTTCAAAAGGCTGGTTGCTTCgaatattttttgtcattaatgCTTCGATTGTACACCACCTGCCTCCATAATAACTGACTCCACTAGTACCGCTGTCCACTTCTGCAACCTCAAATCTGCTGTCGTACCCACAGTCCCCACTGTGACAGTACCACTCATTCCACAGATAGCAGGACTCGTAAGTCTGCTTGTAGCGGATGTCCACCTGCAATtacaacaaaatcatttttcagaATAATTCAGGAAaattcaataattataatatacaaAGAAGGTGGCAATGGATATGAGCATATATATATGAGACTTAAGgacagcaaaataatttttcagaatAATTCAGTGCCTGCGCTTCTTTCAAGAAAATTCAATAATTACAATATACAAAGAAGGTGGCCATGGATATGAGCATATATATATGAGACTTAAGGACAGCATTGCTCTTGGGATTATTTATTGAATCCgtggaaaaatataaatggaCACACTTTAGAGACAAGCTCTCGATGAAGGAGCTTGAATCCGAAACGTGTCAGTTCATATTTTTCCCTTgtttcaatacattttcccaAGAAGAATTctgtttataataaaataatttttgttctttaattaTGGATGGAGTGATATTAAcgtaaaaaaacattaaagtaaCTGCATTTGTGGCTTTCAGCActtgaatttattatttcagaaatgtatgtatttgttattttgcacATGGTGTTGACTTGTGAACACATCCTTTTTATGATGGTAAAGTCTTGTTTTTTAACCTCATTTCTGTATGCACTGAGTAAAAGATATTGTCCTAAGGGTACTGTGTGCCTCTTCCACCTGCCTGCAAATCAAATGTCCCATCAGGGACAATGGAGGCTTGAACTAAACTCAGTTGTGGCTTAGAACAGAATCATCTTTTTTAGACTCcttttattacaaatatatgttttgtaACGAAGCACCACAGAAGTATCTACTCAGAACACTGCCTTACAGTACTTAGTAATTTGATTGTGACTTGCCAGACATTTTACACAGACATTTTATGAGGGGTCCTGTTATTTATGCAGAGCTAAATCGCACAGCTAAAGCGCCTTGCTCACCCTGAACGATCCATCGGGGTTCCTTCCTTTCGGGGTGAAGGTCAGGGTCCCTCCGTAGAAGTGGGAGGCCAGGGCTCCAGAACAGGAgaccaggagcagcaggagtgTGCAGGAAGACATGATGCTCTAATCTCATCTGAGTCTACCTGCCGAATCAGTATAGCACAGCTGTGGTCACCATCATTTTTATACTCACAGAAACAAACCAGTTGGATGACTTACGGTAAGTGGAACAATACAAAAGACCACAGGAATGAGGAAAGTTTTTGTTagaaaattaaacaattcattAAGGATCGTgcaaatttgtttaattcttcCGCTTTCCTTTAACAAGTGCGTTGATTCCCAGAAATGTATTGTTCACTTTAGAATGCATTGCTTTCTGTGTAATCTGCTTGTAAAATGAAGTAGGTAAACCTTggtcatgatttaaaaaaacatacaacgataaataatcacatttaaatctgatttattttttaacaatttaaGTGTTTACAGCACTTTTCAGTACATTATCAGTTTCCTGTGCACAACAGGTGCACTATTGTACATTTATgatattcattttgatttgagAATTTGCTCACAACTTAAGTGCACATTTGCAAAGACTGTGGTATACACACAATGTGAGTCAGGGCAGTTTAAGGTGTCGTTCCAGTTGTGAATGGTCAGTTATGAATCCTGTATTTAAGGATTTGAGAATAGAAGGACGGTGTCATTGGATTGTGAGATATGCAACACTGTGCAATAATGTTCTATGCTATAGGGCATTGTGGATATTTATCtgaacaaatgcacattttcaatgtacaaaaatgccacgTTTACTCACATATACagagcactgtctataagtcactAATTCAgacttgcaaaaaaaagatctattccaaagcagtgcagcccaatgtttcctcaattgtttcaagtaacttggcctgGTGTTTTTTTACCTTACCATCTGGAGATAATGTGGTTATTCGAAGTTtatgtgtcacatcaaagtgtcaaatttcaatcatttatagtggaaaTAATGTGCAATTCAACTGTGTTCCaccaaaactattttaaaatgactacaATATATGTTTGAATTGCCTGCACCTAGTGCTTTAGGAGTATGAACAGCAcaccatgaataaaaaatattattattattattattattattattattgttgttgttgttgttgttgttgtttagaaaattgtgttcacaaataagattttttactatttcacattgtaaaataaattacaccATTGTACCTTTTTGCCTAAAATTTATCTGACCCACAAACAAATAGTACATTAATGGTGCAAGTGCCTGTCTGGATAGGTTGATAcgtttcaatatttatttaataggcatAAATATCATCTCCCCCTTTCCGTAGTGTAAATGTATGTTTCTCTGTGTAActgtctgtaaatgtgaatattatatgCTGCGAGAAAAATGTCCTCATGGGGATAAGGAAGTATTTTACCCATTTATCTATGTACAGTCTCTGTTTCACAATCGATATCGTCCTGTTTTCCCTTCCTGAGACAAACCTGCATGAACTCTGAGGAGAACTGAAACTCTCCatctttgcattattttaagttTACGTGTTTGCTTATTTTGACAAATGAATGCATAACCACCCCAGTGTATGCAACCACTGGTGCATACATTAAAAAGTACCGAGGATAACACCACGAGCTACAACATATTTCCACTGTGGTCCTCGAACGTAACAGTAAATTGGTGTTTCACCGAGAGCCATTTGTGAAAATTTGTTTACTTTGTTAATCTGGCTGGCATGCAAAATAAGTTGATAGTAAAATCAAGTGCTTTTCCAGGCTTCTATGCACTTGGTGTGGAAGTAGGACACATTGGGCTCCTATGGCAATTAGTTTCTTGTGTGAATTTTCGTGACTGCTAGCCAGATGATGATGTGGTCATCatgccacaaatgctcaaactACTGTTTCTTTGTGCTGATAGTCTCTATTCTGGAGGCAAAGTGCCAAAGACAGAGGAACAGCACAGACTGAAGAagcatttttccatttcattcacaAGTTGAAACCTGATAAACTTTGGACAAATTGAGATAATTATCAGCAAAATAGAGGCATCATGTGATGTAAAATAAAAGCGTTTAGAAATCAATGACACAGTGCTATTTCTTGTAGAAAGTTTATATCAAATGTTTACCATAAATTCAGAGCCATtacaacaaaattacattttgcagcattttaaaaaaactacaattaTAGTCAAGCCATAGTCATTGATGTGACATGTCTTATGATGTGACAatgtgaattaattttaataaacatttcattcatagcTAAGCAGTCACGGTAAGGTTATTGAAGCATTGTAATTAACAAATCCAAGCTCACAATAATCACTATTTTCTGAAATTCATTACACCAAAGAAGAGATTATACAGATTCAGGGCCTGAAAAGCCAATTCATCTTTCATTATTAAAAGGGAAATATTGTCTTAATGTGATTGTCTAGAAAGTGTTCACTCTTTAATGAGTATGCAAACAGTGTCTCAGAAGTCAGTGGATGGAAGTGGTTGgtatttgacctttgacctctttgCTGTATaaatcactgctccacacacaatTCCAACCGTGACCAGGAGAACAGCAGCGATGAAAACCAGGTTCATGTTCAAGCTCAAGCTCATGTTGGAAACTGTAAAGAAAGTTAAAAATACAAGTTTTAACATTCAATTTTGGGAATTACTC
Encoded here:
- the LOC118215730 gene encoding uncharacterized protein LOC118215730, which encodes MSSCTLLLLLVSCSGALASHFYGGTLTFTPKGRNPDGSFRVDIRYKQTYESCYLWNEWYCHSGDCGYDSRFEVAEVDSGTSGVSYYGGRWCTIEALMTKNIRSNQPFEMGKTGCCWIFNSLSYSASWALLTHVDLGIRSDTREPNRSPVTAVLPFIRIPQNCPRRLKLLAHDPDKDQVRCRYGTTQNECFYCHHHTGFYLDENSCTLTYQYNSIQNAHAFEIVLEDFPRQQITLSYTDGTLSRKSPLVTGQKQWYQAPTTTDAPTTTAVATTQSWWNRLISTPAPYWGSQLYSTPSPWWWNQPNTSPAPYWWNQPGTTATTSTTSTTAQWQQSTTTTPFPTTPLHAPSTNPLSKIPLHFAIQVDPAVHSCTEGELLPRFLPPTPRNGEFRNASVNQELEIRLKATATQSWVNNFIISGPLNITKYNTIGGADGESLIRWTPTENDLGDHVPICFIAESQSGSSIFHSEMRCIIVTVGHTYGKANVICNENTMTVELEKSSIIGLHEDHLRLNDASCTPISNSTHVIATMSLSSCGTILEEDVDNLIFKNEITSYDKLDGVITRKHQVEIGFSCTYPKKGNVSLEFRAHKIPFVFTEKGFGKFTYQFEFFHSDLFDHMVDPSTYPVEVSLREMLYMEIKATSSFANTELFVESCRATPVDDPNYHIFYDIFENGCAVDETVVVYSNNSSEFKFGIEAFKFIGQHEEVFISCSVILCVAGNPFTRCSQGCINATAAPVIHHHHRRAVATETIRHYISQGPLRLKKSTDITVSNMSLNMNLVFIAAVLLVAVGIMCGAVIYTAKRSKVKYQPLPSTDF